TCCTGCAGAGTGGCAAGAGACAGGCCGATTTTCAGCTTCTTCTCCACAGGGACAGCGGTCTTGCACCCTGCGAGGACCGAGACGAACAGCATTGCGGCAAGCAGTACGACGATTGCCCTAGACGTTCTCTTCATGAGCCATTCCTCCTTGAAAGATTCTGGCATCATTGCCAGTTCCACAAGAACTCACGCTTGGCAGAAAACCTGACCTTGCGTGCCAACACCAAACCCAACCCCCACGGGCTGGCTCGTCCCGTCGCTCTTGTGGCGGGACCCCGTACTAATGCAGGCAGTCAACGATCGCCTGCGTCACGAGCGTTTCCAGGTACTCCTGCCGGCCCGAACGGCTGGGCGCCGGTTGTCTGTCAAGGATATAGGCTTCAAGGCTTCGGAAGTCCGCTTTCCCGTCGACGATGTCCTTACCGATGCCTGTAGCATAGGACCCATATCGCTGTTCGATAAATCCGTCCAGCTCTCCGCTTTCGATGAGCTTCGCGGCTGCTCTCAGACCCAGTGCGAAGGTGTCCATGCCCGCGATGTGCCCGATGAACAGGTCGTCGAGCTCGAACGATGCACGGCGTACTTTGGCGTCGAAGTTCAGTCCTCCGGGCTGCAGACCGCCGTTCTTGATGACCTCGAACATGGCGAGCGTCGTCGTGTAGGCGTCGGTCGGCATCTGGTCGGTATCCCAGCCAAGAAGGGAGTCGCCCTGGTTGGCATCGACACTGCCTAGCTTGCCATTAATGCGGCAGTACCGCAGTTCGTGCTGGAAGGTATGACCTGCCAGCGTGGCATGGTTCGCCTCGATGTTGAACTTGAAGAAGGGGTCGAGGCTGTAGCCGCGCAGGAAGGCGAGTGCGTTTGCGGCATCGAAATCATACTGGTGCTTCGATGGCTCGAAGGCCTTGGGCTCAATGAGAAATTGCCCGGCGAACCCGATGTCCCTGGCGTAATCGACAGCCATGTGGAAGAAACGCGCCATATTGTCCTGCTCTAGCCCATAGTTTGTGTTGAGAAGGGTCTCGTATCCCTCACGGCCTCCCCAGAAGACGTAGTTGAGACCGCCGAGGCGTTTGCTGACCTCGAGCATGTGCTTGACCTGGCCGGCGGCGAACGCAAAAATGTCGGCATTGCAGGAACTGGCCACACCGTGAACGAACCTGGGGTTGCTGAACATGTTGGCGGTGCCCCAGAGGAGGCGGACCGGGCTGGTCTTCATGTGGTCCTCAATCAGCCCGACGATGACATCCAGGTTGCGGTTGGTCTCCCGCAGGGTGTCCCCTTCCGGCGCAATGTCCCGGTCGTGGAAGCAGAAGAACGGTATGCCGAGCTTCTCACAGAATTCGAAGATGGCATCGACCTTGACCCGCGCCTTCTCCATGGGGTCGTTGATTGCCGTCCATGGCCGCTGCATGGTACCCCACCCGAACATGTCAGTCCCGTCCGCTCCCAGCGTGTGCCAGTAGGCGGCGGCGAACCGCGTCCAGTCGGCCATCGTACGGCCGAGGATGACCTCGTCTGCCTTGTAGTACTTGAATGCAAGAGGGTT
This genomic interval from Coprothermobacter sp. contains the following:
- the xylA gene encoding xylose isomerase — translated: MVFKDISMIGYEGRDSRNPLAFKYYKADEVILGRTMADWTRFAAAYWHTLGADGTDMFGWGTMQRPWTAINDPMEKARVKVDAIFEFCEKLGIPFFCFHDRDIAPEGDTLRETNRNLDVIVGLIEDHMKTSPVRLLWGTANMFSNPRFVHGVASSCNADIFAFAAGQVKHMLEVSKRLGGLNYVFWGGREGYETLLNTNYGLEQDNMARFFHMAVDYARDIGFAGQFLIEPKAFEPSKHQYDFDAANALAFLRGYSLDPFFKFNIEANHATLAGHTFQHELRYCRINGKLGSVDANQGDSLLGWDTDQMPTDAYTTTLAMFEVIKNGGLQPGGLNFDAKVRRASFELDDLFIGHIAGMDTFALGLRAAAKLIESGELDGFIEQRYGSYATGIGKDIVDGKADFRSLEAYILDRQPAPSRSGRQEYLETLVTQAIVDCLH